One region of Microbacterium sp. M28 genomic DNA includes:
- a CDS encoding FHA domain-containing protein yields the protein MSTEPHTPTTTHDAWGAGDPHLRLTNGDDRLVYHLRDDVVRIGSAAGNELVLPGGDPVHATITHDERDEYVLTLHGPGETNAASQDASGERTQILRTGASFTVGEWELVFGREESADHGRPYGGRQGGELSDQDLQPPRPDYSEDAAAAQRDEPDAALEDPTTANASGQGGSAEGAERSSTTHRLAGDKQGATAPDEDGDPNEPWS from the coding sequence ATGAGCACCGAACCGCACACGCCCACCACGACACATGACGCCTGGGGTGCCGGAGATCCGCATCTGAGGCTCACGAACGGCGACGACCGCCTCGTCTACCACCTTCGCGACGACGTCGTGCGGATCGGATCCGCCGCCGGAAACGAGCTGGTCCTCCCCGGCGGGGATCCTGTGCACGCCACCATCACCCACGATGAGCGCGACGAGTACGTGCTGACGCTGCACGGGCCGGGCGAGACGAACGCCGCCTCGCAGGATGCCTCCGGCGAGCGCACGCAGATACTGCGCACCGGCGCGAGCTTCACCGTCGGGGAGTGGGAGTTGGTCTTCGGCCGAGAGGAGTCCGCCGACCACGGCCGTCCGTACGGCGGTCGGCAGGGCGGGGAGCTCTCGGACCAGGACCTCCAGCCGCCTCGCCCGGACTACTCGGAGGACGCCGCTGCCGCACAGCGCGACGAGCCGGATGCCGCACTCGAGGACCCCACGACCGCGAACGCCTCGGGCCAGGGCGGCTCGGCCGAGGGCGCCGAACGCTCCTCGACGACGCATCGTCTGGCGGGCGACAAGCAGGGCGCGACCGCTCCGGACGAGGACGGCGACCCGAACGAGCCCTGGAGCTGA
- a CDS encoding NAD(P)H-dependent flavin oxidoreductase gives MTDFADLLGIRHPIVLGPFGGLSSVALTAAVSDAGGLGSYGLYGYDGERIRRTAAALREATEHPFAFNIWLPTGDEAEPGPQHAVFAQALQPFYDAVGVDVPSRPERYIPSLDEQLEAIWDSRPAVLSVVYGVPSEDIVSEAHSRGIRVVGTATTVAEALALEAGGVDAIVATGMEAAGHRVSFLRSAEESLVGTFALVPQVADAVDVPVVAAGGISDRRGVAAAFALGASAVQVGTAFLATRESAANDAHRAAIRGTSADATVLTRAMSGRLARGARNRTVRAIEASGTIAPFPMQNWLTGRFRTPAGQQGLGELQSLWLGQSASLARWDAASDVFDELVAGVPAS, from the coding sequence ATGACCGACTTCGCAGACCTTCTCGGCATCCGGCATCCGATCGTCCTCGGACCCTTCGGCGGGCTGTCCTCCGTGGCACTGACCGCCGCGGTCAGCGACGCAGGTGGCCTGGGTTCGTACGGACTCTACGGGTACGACGGCGAGCGGATCCGCCGGACGGCAGCCGCTCTGCGGGAGGCGACGGAGCACCCGTTCGCGTTCAACATCTGGCTGCCCACGGGCGATGAAGCCGAACCGGGGCCGCAGCACGCGGTGTTCGCTCAGGCGCTGCAGCCGTTCTACGACGCGGTCGGCGTGGACGTCCCCTCGCGTCCGGAGCGCTACATCCCGTCGCTGGATGAGCAGCTCGAAGCCATCTGGGATTCCCGGCCCGCCGTGCTCAGCGTCGTCTACGGTGTGCCGTCCGAGGACATCGTCTCCGAGGCGCACAGCCGGGGCATCCGCGTCGTCGGGACGGCGACGACGGTCGCCGAGGCGCTCGCTCTCGAAGCCGGCGGAGTGGACGCGATCGTCGCGACCGGCATGGAGGCGGCCGGGCACCGCGTGTCGTTCCTGCGGTCCGCCGAGGAGTCCCTCGTCGGCACGTTCGCGCTGGTGCCGCAGGTCGCGGACGCGGTCGACGTCCCGGTGGTCGCGGCGGGAGGCATCTCCGACCGAAGGGGCGTCGCAGCCGCGTTCGCGCTCGGAGCATCGGCCGTGCAGGTCGGAACGGCGTTCCTCGCGACCCGCGAGTCGGCCGCGAACGACGCCCACCGCGCCGCGATCCGCGGCACATCGGCCGACGCCACCGTCCTCACGCGTGCGATGAGCGGCCGACTGGCGCGCGGCGCCCGCAATCGCACGGTCCGCGCGATCGAGGCGAGCGGCACGATCGCGCCCTTCCCGATGCAGAACTGGCTCACCGGACGGTTCCGGACGCCGGCGGGACAGCAGGGACTCGGCGAGCTGCAGTCCCTGTGGCTCGGGCAGTCGGCGTCGCTGGCGCGATGGGATGCGGCATCCGACGTGTTCGACGAGCTCGTGGCCGGGGTGCCGGCGTCCTGA
- the purU gene encoding formyltetrahydrofolate deformylase: MSQPDTARLLIACDDQPGIVAAVAGVLAEHGANIISLDQHSTDSEGGRFFQRTVIHLPGLSAARPALEASIQQVADRFGMEWSLHDVSRRKRVAIFVSKYDHCLMELLWRAQRGQLDIDITMVISNHPDLAESVRSFGVPFVHIPSGDKQVMEQRQLDLLQGNVDLVVLARYMQILTDTFIEQLGAPVINIHHSFLPAFIGANPYARAKERGVKLIGATAHYATADLDEGPIIEQDVTRVTHSESAAELQSRGADVERLVLARAVQWHAEDRVIVHGRSTVIL; encoded by the coding sequence ATGTCCCAGCCCGACACCGCCCGTCTGCTCATCGCCTGCGACGACCAGCCCGGAATCGTCGCCGCCGTCGCCGGCGTGCTGGCCGAGCACGGCGCGAACATCATCTCGCTGGACCAGCACTCCACGGATTCGGAGGGCGGACGCTTCTTCCAGCGCACCGTCATCCACCTCCCGGGGCTCTCGGCCGCGCGCCCCGCCCTGGAGGCCTCCATCCAGCAGGTGGCCGATCGGTTCGGCATGGAGTGGTCGCTGCACGACGTCTCGCGCCGCAAGCGCGTCGCGATCTTCGTGTCGAAGTACGATCACTGCCTGATGGAGCTGCTGTGGCGCGCGCAGCGCGGACAGCTGGACATCGACATCACGATGGTGATCTCCAATCACCCCGACCTCGCGGAGTCGGTGCGCAGCTTCGGCGTCCCGTTCGTGCACATCCCGTCCGGCGACAAGCAGGTCATGGAGCAGCGCCAGCTCGACCTGCTGCAGGGAAACGTCGATCTCGTGGTCCTCGCCCGCTACATGCAGATCCTCACCGACACGTTCATCGAGCAGCTCGGCGCCCCCGTGATCAACATCCACCACTCGTTCCTGCCCGCGTTCATCGGAGCGAACCCGTATGCGCGGGCGAAGGAGCGCGGCGTGAAGCTCATCGGCGCGACCGCGCACTACGCCACCGCCGACCTCGACGAGGGCCCGATCATCGAGCAGGACGTCACTCGCGTCACGCACTCCGAGTCGGCGGCCGAGCTGCAGAGCCGCGGCGCCGACGTCGAGCGTCTCGTCCTCGCCCGCGCCGTGCAGTGGCACGCGGAGGACCGCGTGATCGTGCACGGCCGGTCGACCGTCATCCTGTGA
- a CDS encoding cation:proton antiporter yields MNPSEAGLVLVPLMAVLAPLMAKGVRPVLRVPVIVFELVLGILIGPALLGWVDAGEVLEKLSEFGLAMLFFMAGSEIDFRRLVGKPLVRASLGWVLSVVLGIGLGFFFAPGEGMVVIGIALSSTALGTLMPILRDAGELNTPFGRTVTAIGAVGEFLPLIAISIFLSTRTTWLATVVLLTFVVLAAAVVFFAQRTPHGRLHAFLRATLHTSDQFGIRFVLLLIASLVALSVVLDLDMLLGAFVAGAVWRIIMARAPKEDAEEIESKIEAIAFGFLVPIFFLYTGITYDLDALLSSPQALVLVPVFLVALLLFRGVAAQLSAPAGTSGRERSALALLSATGLPIIVAVTAIGVEEGMLDSGIAAALVGAGMLSVLLYPLIAMSLRGETAALAEAEKNQPVSEL; encoded by the coding sequence GTGAACCCGAGCGAAGCAGGCCTCGTCCTCGTCCCCCTGATGGCCGTACTCGCGCCGTTGATGGCGAAGGGCGTCCGGCCCGTGCTGCGTGTCCCGGTCATCGTGTTCGAGCTCGTGCTGGGCATCCTGATCGGGCCGGCGCTGCTGGGGTGGGTCGACGCGGGCGAAGTGCTCGAGAAGCTCAGCGAGTTCGGTCTGGCGATGCTGTTCTTCATGGCGGGGTCCGAGATCGACTTCCGCAGGCTGGTCGGCAAGCCGCTCGTGCGGGCATCGCTCGGGTGGGTGCTGAGCGTCGTCCTCGGGATCGGACTCGGCTTCTTCTTCGCACCGGGGGAGGGGATGGTCGTGATCGGCATCGCGCTGAGCTCGACGGCGCTCGGAACGCTGATGCCGATCCTGCGGGACGCGGGGGAGCTGAACACGCCGTTCGGTCGAACGGTGACCGCGATCGGAGCGGTCGGCGAGTTCCTGCCGCTCATCGCCATCTCGATCTTCCTCAGCACGCGCACGACCTGGCTCGCGACGGTCGTGCTGCTGACCTTCGTCGTGCTCGCCGCTGCCGTCGTGTTCTTCGCGCAGCGCACGCCGCACGGACGCCTGCACGCGTTCCTGCGGGCGACCCTGCACACCTCCGACCAGTTCGGCATCCGCTTCGTGCTGCTGCTGATCGCATCCCTCGTCGCGCTCAGCGTCGTCCTGGATCTGGACATGCTGCTCGGCGCGTTCGTGGCCGGTGCGGTGTGGCGCATCATCATGGCCCGTGCCCCGAAGGAGGACGCCGAGGAGATCGAGAGCAAGATCGAGGCGATCGCCTTCGGCTTCCTCGTGCCCATCTTCTTCCTTTACACCGGCATTACCTACGACCTGGACGCACTGCTCTCCTCTCCGCAGGCCCTGGTCCTTGTCCCGGTCTTCCTCGTCGCGCTGCTGCTGTTCCGCGGTGTCGCTGCTCAACTCTCGGCACCGGCGGGCACGAGCGGTCGCGAGCGGTCGGCGCTCGCCCTGCTGTCGGCGACCGGGCTGCCGATCATCGTCGCGGTGACGGCGATCGGCGTGGAGGAAGGGATGCTCGATTCGGGGATCGCCGCCGCCCTCGTCGGGGCGGGGATGCTGTCGGTGCTGCTGTATCCGCTCATCGCGATGTCGCTTCGGGGCGAGACCGCAGCGCTTGCCGAGGCCGAGAAGAACCAGCCCGTCAGCGAGCTGTGA
- a CDS encoding glutaminase — protein MSARALLDDTRRQLVGVPKEGLGEEKHSRFRGDRIVRVGEAWHVGVLLLTDDAALATAEVLRAADAGRRGYTAESARQRAVRREWALRGGFGAGEVVHVGWSAIDVDAVDAGAASGPLAWVGGIPQVKWSGAGGYMPLEAYLRERIALLT, from the coding sequence ATGTCGGCGCGCGCACTGCTGGACGACACTCGGCGACAGCTGGTCGGCGTGCCGAAGGAGGGTCTCGGCGAGGAGAAGCACTCGCGGTTCCGTGGCGATCGCATCGTCCGCGTCGGCGAGGCCTGGCACGTCGGCGTGCTGCTGCTGACCGATGACGCCGCTCTGGCGACCGCAGAGGTGCTCCGGGCCGCCGACGCCGGCCGCCGCGGCTACACCGCCGAGTCGGCCAGGCAGCGTGCGGTGCGCCGTGAGTGGGCGCTGCGCGGCGGCTTCGGCGCCGGCGAGGTCGTGCACGTCGGCTGGAGTGCGATCGACGTGGATGCCGTTGATGCGGGCGCCGCGTCGGGTCCCCTGGCGTGGGTCGGCGGCATCCCGCAGGTGAAATGGTCGGGCGCGGGCGGCTACATGCCGCTGGAGGCATACCTGCGCGAGCGGATCGCGCTGCTGACCTGA
- a CDS encoding glutamine amidotransferase-related protein, whose product MASLLYISVRPELSAADAEHASFRRGLGGVELDRLDLLATPLDAETLAAHRGIVIGGSPLNVTDPAPTALQRRVEDDLERIAAAAIDGRTAALFTCYGIGVVTRMLGGTVTLDTPESTAAVTIRATPAARADPIFGPSGPELTVFTAHKESAAAAPPTAELLAVGDVCPVQAYRVGTHLYATQFHPEPSPADFAERMTFYRTKGYFDANAFDAVQQRVLAATVTEGEALLSRFAATFA is encoded by the coding sequence ATGGCCTCGCTTCTCTACATCAGCGTGCGCCCTGAGCTGTCCGCCGCGGATGCCGAGCACGCCTCGTTCCGCCGAGGACTCGGCGGAGTCGAGCTGGACCGGCTCGATCTGCTGGCCACCCCGCTGGATGCCGAGACGCTGGCCGCCCATCGCGGCATCGTGATCGGCGGATCGCCGCTGAACGTCACCGATCCGGCGCCGACCGCACTGCAACGGCGCGTCGAGGACGATCTCGAACGCATCGCCGCCGCCGCGATCGACGGGCGCACCGCCGCCCTGTTCACCTGCTACGGCATCGGCGTCGTCACGAGGATGCTGGGCGGCACGGTCACGCTGGACACTCCGGAGTCCACCGCGGCCGTGACGATCCGCGCGACCCCTGCCGCACGTGCGGATCCGATCTTCGGCCCGAGCGGTCCTGAGCTCACGGTGTTCACCGCGCACAAGGAGTCGGCGGCCGCGGCACCGCCGACCGCGGAGCTGCTGGCCGTCGGCGATGTCTGCCCCGTGCAGGCGTACCGCGTCGGCACGCACCTGTACGCCACGCAGTTCCACCCGGAACCGAGCCCGGCGGACTTCGCCGAGCGCATGACCTTCTACCGCACCAAGGGCTACTTCGACGCGAATGCGTTCGACGCCGTGCAGCAGCGGGTGCTGGCCGCGACCGTCACCGAGGGCGAAGCGCTCCTGAGCCGCTTCGCCGCGACCTTCGCCTGA
- a CDS encoding LysR substrate-binding domain-containing protein yields the protein MAKAGGGGRSGRAGGGRRPVSKGTPVRTGRGASKQKQPAKSTPKNPSGRSAPAVGRSDAAASEPRLFRLGVIPGATPGKWIDAWKQRMPQVALEVVPLVVADQRAALADLDAALVRLPIEDADLHVIRLYDELPVVVAATESHLLAVDELDASDLDGEVLLTSAEDVLDLDLPGTTASAYGDVPTTADLITTVATGAGIAVIPMSLARLHHRKDVEYRVLRGGPQSTVAFVWPRERTTEDVETFVGIIRGRTANSSR from the coding sequence GTGGCGAAAGCGGGAGGCGGCGGGCGGAGCGGACGCGCGGGCGGAGGCCGGCGCCCCGTCAGCAAGGGCACGCCCGTCCGCACGGGCAGGGGTGCGTCCAAGCAGAAGCAGCCGGCCAAGAGCACGCCGAAGAATCCCTCCGGCCGCAGCGCACCCGCTGTCGGACGCTCTGACGCCGCGGCATCCGAACCCCGGCTCTTCCGCCTCGGCGTGATCCCCGGCGCGACGCCGGGCAAGTGGATCGACGCGTGGAAGCAGCGGATGCCGCAGGTCGCACTCGAGGTCGTTCCCCTCGTTGTCGCCGACCAGCGTGCGGCGCTCGCGGATCTCGACGCCGCCCTCGTCCGGTTGCCCATCGAGGATGCCGACCTGCACGTGATCCGTCTCTACGACGAGCTGCCTGTGGTCGTCGCAGCCACCGAATCGCACCTTCTCGCGGTCGACGAGCTCGACGCATCGGACCTCGACGGGGAGGTCCTGCTGACCTCCGCTGAGGATGTGCTGGATCTCGATCTACCAGGCACGACGGCGTCCGCCTACGGCGACGTGCCGACCACCGCGGATCTCATCACCACGGTCGCCACCGGCGCGGGAATCGCGGTGATTCCGATGTCGCTCGCGCGCCTGCACCACCGCAAGGACGTCGAGTACCGCGTGCTGCGCGGCGGTCCGCAGTCCACCGTCGCGTTCGTGTGGCCGCGCGAGCGGACCACGGAAGACGTCGAGACGTTCGTCGGCATCATCCGCGGCCGCACGGCGAACTCCTCGCGCTGA
- a CDS encoding transferase — protein sequence MGKNYIDIEDDQGATLRYRKHANGRGLVAHGAKVHPMAVIEAGAYIEPGARVAAGAKIARGAWVEPDAVIGENASVDAHAHIGQGAAVGAGAHIGVRTEVGAGARIMRGSRIGDDEIVAAGLTIATDRKGLWLAA from the coding sequence GTGGGCAAGAACTACATCGATATCGAGGACGACCAGGGCGCTACGCTGCGGTACCGCAAGCACGCCAATGGCCGTGGTCTCGTCGCGCACGGCGCGAAGGTGCACCCGATGGCGGTCATCGAGGCAGGCGCCTATATCGAACCCGGCGCACGCGTCGCCGCGGGGGCGAAGATCGCCCGCGGCGCCTGGGTGGAGCCGGATGCCGTGATCGGCGAGAACGCGTCGGTCGACGCGCACGCGCACATCGGACAGGGTGCCGCCGTCGGCGCGGGGGCGCACATCGGCGTCCGCACGGAGGTCGGCGCTGGCGCGCGCATCATGCGCGGCTCACGGATCGGCGACGATGAGATCGTCGCGGCCGGCCTCACGATCGCCACCGACCGCAAGGGCCTCTGGCTCGCGGCCTGA
- a CDS encoding DNA-formamidopyrimidine glycosylase family protein, with amino-acid sequence MPEGDTVFRTARRLHEALAGHEVTRFDLRVPRAATADLTGQTVHGCVARGKHLLLRIGEYTLHSHLRMDGAWHLYETGQKWRHPAFRVRAIVATARREAVGVDIAEVQLVATRDEEQLMGYLGPDPLGPDWDAAEAARRLSADSRSIHVALLDQRNVAGFGNEYAAELLFLRGILPTTPAAAVDADALVSLGVRTIRANRDRPDRTFTGVARRGATDWVYGRAGQPCRRCGTLIRRGEQGADPTRERVTFWCPTCQR; translated from the coding sequence ATGCCTGAGGGCGACACCGTCTTCCGCACCGCGCGACGCCTGCATGAGGCGCTCGCGGGGCACGAGGTCACGCGCTTCGATCTGCGGGTTCCGCGTGCCGCCACCGCGGATCTCACCGGACAGACCGTCCACGGATGCGTCGCGAGGGGCAAGCATCTGCTGCTGCGCATCGGCGAGTACACGCTGCATTCCCATCTGCGGATGGACGGCGCCTGGCACCTCTACGAGACCGGCCAGAAGTGGCGGCATCCGGCGTTCCGCGTGCGGGCGATCGTCGCCACGGCACGGCGAGAAGCCGTCGGCGTCGACATCGCGGAGGTGCAGCTCGTCGCGACGCGCGACGAGGAACAGCTCATGGGGTACCTGGGTCCCGATCCCCTGGGTCCCGACTGGGATGCAGCGGAGGCTGCCCGCAGGTTGAGCGCGGACAGCCGCAGCATCCATGTGGCCCTGCTCGACCAGCGCAACGTCGCCGGGTTCGGAAACGAGTACGCCGCCGAGCTGCTGTTCCTGCGGGGCATCCTGCCCACGACGCCGGCAGCGGCCGTGGATGCCGACGCCCTGGTGTCACTCGGAGTCCGGACGATCCGCGCGAATCGGGATCGGCCGGACCGCACGTTCACCGGCGTCGCACGTCGCGGTGCGACCGACTGGGTGTACGGCCGCGCCGGGCAGCCGTGCCGGCGGTGCGGAACGCTCATCAGACGCGGCGAGCAGGGCGCCGACCCCACGCGCGAACGCGTCACGTTCTGGTGTCCGACCTGCCAGAGATGA
- a CDS encoding EI24 domain-containing protein — translation MLREFGIGVGMLLTGFRFWRTRPRLMALGLIPAVIAFLVLAAALVPFGLSLGVLTDWATPFADGWISPWREVLRVSLGIVLFVAALALAGAVFTALTLTIGDPFYQRIWRGAEREFGGDEPTGETGFWTTLGEGIRLIALGLLVALLTLAIGFIPLVGGFLAGATGIVLSGRLLARELTGRAFDARGLTAYSRSEVLSVSRARVLGFGVATQLCFMIPLGAVITMPAAVAGSTALARSLVERAPTPPPASADA, via the coding sequence ATGCTGCGCGAGTTCGGTATCGGCGTCGGAATGCTCCTGACGGGCTTCCGGTTCTGGCGCACGCGACCGCGGCTCATGGCGCTCGGCCTCATCCCGGCGGTCATCGCCTTCCTGGTGCTCGCCGCAGCGCTCGTCCCGTTCGGTCTGAGCCTCGGAGTCCTCACCGACTGGGCGACGCCCTTCGCCGACGGCTGGATCAGCCCGTGGCGCGAAGTGCTGCGGGTCAGCCTGGGCATCGTGCTCTTCGTCGCCGCTCTGGCACTCGCCGGCGCCGTGTTCACCGCGCTGACCCTGACCATCGGCGACCCGTTCTACCAGCGGATCTGGCGCGGCGCTGAGCGCGAGTTCGGCGGTGACGAGCCGACCGGCGAGACCGGGTTCTGGACGACGCTCGGCGAGGGCATCCGACTGATCGCGCTCGGCCTCCTCGTGGCGCTGCTGACGCTGGCGATCGGATTCATCCCGCTGGTCGGCGGGTTCCTCGCCGGGGCGACCGGCATCGTCCTCTCCGGGCGCCTTCTCGCCAGAGAGCTCACGGGTCGCGCCTTCGACGCGCGCGGCCTGACCGCCTATTCGCGGTCGGAGGTGCTCTCCGTCAGCCGTGCACGGGTGCTGGGTTTCGGCGTCGCCACGCAGCTGTGCTTCATGATTCCGCTCGGCGCTGTCATCACGATGCCCGCGGCCGTCGCCGGGTCGACCGCACTGGCCCGCTCGCTGGTCGAACGCGCCCCGACCCCGCCGCCGGCATCAGCGGATGCCTGA